From the Astatotilapia calliptera chromosome 6, fAstCal1.2, whole genome shotgun sequence genome, one window contains:
- the arhgef38 gene encoding rho guanine nucleotide exchange factor 38 isoform X1 has product MMDPKEGGGSEKEKEKEKVIKRRNRPVFLRYLERRKTDTIVADDTDKGDINLGTLVRRSQSDKTEYSAKLKEKMTPRGLSPIPSPAVDPEELRARKMKRRAKVIQELVQTEKDFLTDLELCIREVVQPLRNLMVVDVDRLFTNMETVCEVSAALLHRLHEAMADPDPEAVVIGDVFIQAKAALEDVYKIYCYHHDEANASLKSYEKDEEIKQHFTTCVLALKKIYDKEGKPNLLDMGSLLIKPVQRIMKYPLLLGELWHATPEDHTDYQPTQEAFTAAKIINININEFKRRKDIVMKYKRLEDDGTLRGKLNKFNIHSIRKKGDRFAGYLKILAGADTQVRDEVFDREEKLFRSLEKAARQLVKNVQCYLQYTQEMVSVAVQSVQDVKNIVKDSNKNDGNGLVHDNGYDPYKVFRDNLEHLVLTPLSSLHGMFTAPQKLIQKRYDKLLDYCSRLERSSSFSSSSSTTSSSLSPASEDPPGPAKRDYEALNALLVEELQRFNTAAYTILTNSVVFLVALLRGLMNNALMGAPSVHQLPPPLSNIAEVQNSIMDELNNLTFVKDNAQKLMERKVSFEKRDRKTAVPEVQHQTEEQRAWLLAEYPVNRLYQLKRKCNGCQEQDLSLLEGELVALIEDTDPMGSSSRWLVHTGGMQGYVYSTFLKQYNPLRDSQRAGQMAKEQPQQQPPATVDEDFDDLSLFVSGSGSSSLRSFKLSATDSCSILSGLQGELESTEDTEDTVDSEAQQYYAVYAFQARCEQELTLQEHQHVRILQFCDLGGNKEWWLAEANGQKGYVPANYLGRMSYA; this is encoded by the exons GtgagaaggaaaaggaaaaggagaaagtGATTAAAAGGAGGAACCGGCCTGTGTTCCTGCGTTACCTGGAGAGGAGAAAGACGGACACAATCGTAGCTGATGACACGGACAAAGGTGACATCAACCTGGGGACGCTGGTGAGGAGGAGTCAGTCTGACAAGACAGAGTACAGCGCCAAACTTAAAG AGAAAATGACACCACGTGGTCTGTCCCCAATCCCATCTCCGGCCGTTGACCCAGAGGAGTTGCGTGCGAGGAAGATGAAGCGCAGGGCAAAAGTCATTCAGGAACTTGTTCAGACTGAAAAGGACTTCCTCACTGACCTGGAGCTGTGCATTAGAGAAGTGGTGCAGCCTCTGCGAAATCTCATG GTTGTGGATGTGGATCGACTGTTCACCAACATGGAGACGGTGTGTGAGGTCTCTGCAGCACTCCTTCACAGACTGCACGAGGCCATGGCTGACCCTGATCCAGAAGCCGTTGTCATAG gaGACGTATTTATCCAGGCAAAGGCAGCTTTAGAAGATGTATATAAGATTTACTGTTACCATCATGATGAGGCTAACGCATCCCTCAAATCCTATGAGAAAGATGAAGAAATCAAGCAACattttaccacatgtgtattaGCACTGAA gAAAATCTATGATAAAGA AGGGAAACCTAATTTGTTGGATATGGGTTCACTGCTCATCAAACCCGTTCAGAGGATCATGAAGTACCCATTGCTTCTTGGGGAGCTGTGGCACGCCACGCCTGAAGACCACACCGACTATCAGCCGACGCAGGAGGCATTCACAGCTGCCAAGATCATAAATATTAACATCAATGAATTCAAAAGACGCAAGGACATAG TTATGAAGTACAAGAGGTTGGAGGATGACGGCACACTGAGGGGAAAATTAAACAAGTTTAACATCCACTCCATCAGGAAGAAGGGAGACAGGTTTGCCGGTTATCTCAAAATCCTCGCGGGTGCTGATACACAG GTGAGAGATGAAGTGTTTGACAGAGAGGAGAAGCTTTTCAGGAGTTTAGAGAAAGCTGCGAGGCAACTGGTCAAAAACGTTCAATGTTACCTGCAGTACACTCAG GAGATGGTGTCTGTAGCTGTTCAGAGTGTGCAGGATGTGAAGAACATAGTCAAGGATTCAAACAAAAATGATGGCAATGGTTTGGTCCACGACAATGGCTACGATCCCTATAAGGTCTTT AGAGACAATTTGGAGCACTTGGTGCTCAcccccctctcctctctgcaCGGCATGTTCACAGCCCCTCAGAAGCTCATCCAAAAACGCTATGACAAATTACTAGATTACTGCAGTCGCCTGGAGcgctcttcctctttttcatcctcttcttccaccacttcttcctctctttcacCGGCATCAGAAGACCCACCAGGTCCAGCCAAGAGAGACTACGAAGCTCTCAATGCTTTGCTAGTGGAAGAACTGCAGAGGTTCAACACAGCTGCATACACTATCCTGACTAACAGTGTGGTGTTTCTAGTGGCGCTACTTAGAGGGCTGATGAATAATGCACTGATGGGTGCTCCATCAGTGCACCAGCTACCA CCTCCGCTGTCAAACATTGCTGAGGTCCAGAACAGCATCATGGATGAGCTGAATAATCTGACTTTTGTCAAGGACAATGCACAGAAGTTAATGGAGCGAAAAGTCAGCTTTGAAAAACGAGACAGGAAAACTGCG GTGCCGGAGGTGCAGCATCAGACCGAGGAACAGCGTGCCTGGCTGCTGGCAGAATACCCAGTGAACCGACTGTACCAGTTGAAGAGGAAGTGCAATGGCTGCCAGGAGCAGGACCTGAGCCTGCTGGAGGGAGAGCTGGTAGCTCTGATTGAGGACACAGATCCGATGGGCAGCAGCAGCCGCTGGCTGGTACACACTGgag GTATGCAAGGCTATGTCTACTCCACCTTCCTGAAGCAGTACAACCCTCTGAGGGACTCGCAGCGGGCAGGCCAGATGGCCAAAGAGCAGCCCCAGCAGCAGCCACCTGCTACGGTGGATGAGGACTTTGATGACCTGAGTCTGTTCGTGTCAGGaagcggcagcagcagcctgcGCAGCTTCAAGCTCAGCGCCACTGACAGTTGCTCAATTCTCTCGGGCCTGCAGGGGGAGCTGGAGAGCACTGAGGACACGGAGGACACAGTGGACTCGGAGGCTCAGCAG TATTACGCCGTGTATGCATTTCAAGCCCGATGCGAACAGGAACTGACCCTGCAGGAGCACCAGCACGTTCGCATCCTTCAATTCTGTGACCTGGGAGGTAACAAGGAGTGGTGGTTGGCTGAGGCTAACGGACAAAAAGGATACGTCCCGGCCAACTACCTCGGCAGGATGTCCTACGCCTAA
- the ints12 gene encoding integrator complex subunit 12: protein MAGPVSLELDPIFLKALSYLHSKSKDSAEKLKALLDESLARGSDSSYRSLQKDIEVSKGTVSKMTLSKQDSKSSSSSSSSSSSGSSKPEKSKKDSEKRPSEKIRVDLGEVDPPKKPRLEKQENRSSPITVQTSKDLLPNINDDETSADDFAMEMGLACVVCRQMTVTMGNQLVECQECHNLYHQDCHKPQVTDKEVNDPRLVWYCARCTRQMKRMAQKPPQKPSPASASSAPVVKDTLVKKTELKPKTDTASTFQAFKRTEVKPPATSANPTSSSSSSSGSGLTGWAAFGAKTSPSLPASTKLGSSGPSGSSKTLTTPSGQKPVGLSGLAGGKSGLGSAKISGSGNGNGSSQANLKPPPPLTLGKQPLNRSSSGEGQSKGSSSSGAGSPNSSQTGGNGGSNGGGNGNNGNGSKAAPGDKLPTTQESQLNAMKRLQMVKKKAAQKKLKK from the exons ATGGCTGGACCTGTCAGTTTGGAGTTGGATCCCATCTTTCTAAAGGCACTGAGTTATTTACACTCCAAAAGTAAAGACTCAGCTGAGAAACTGAAAGCTCTCCTTGATGAATCCCTTGCAAGAGGAAGTGACTCATCATACCGTTCATTACAAAAA GACATAGAGGTATCAAAGGGGACTGTGTCAAAAATGACTTTAAGTAAGCAAGACTCCAAGTCTTCAAGTTCTTCATCTTCAAGTAGCAGCAGTGGAAGTAGTAAACCTGAGAAGAGCAAGAAAGACAGTGAGAAGAGACCATCTGAGAAG ATCAGGGTTGACTTGGGTGAGGTGGACCCCCCGAAAAAGCCTCGTTTGGAGAAACAGGAGAATCGCTCTTCTCCGATCACTGTGCAGACGAGCAAAGACCTGCTGCCAAACATAAATGATGATGAGACCAGCGCCGATGACTTCGCCATGGAAATGGGCCTGGCTTGTGTGGTTTGCAG ACAAATGACCGTGACCATGGGGAACCAGCTGGTCGAGTGCCAAGAATGCCATAACCTGTACCACCAGGACTGCCACAAGCCCCAGGTGACCGACAAAGAAGTCAATGACCCACGGCTTGTGTGGTACTGCGCCCGATGTACCAGGCAAATGAAGCGTATG GCCCAGAAACCTCCACAGAAGCCGTCCCCTGCGTCTGCATCTTCAGCACCTGTTGTAAAAGACACACtagtgaaaaagacggagcttAAACCCAAAACTGACACAGCCAGCACCTTCCAAGCATTCAAAAGAACAGAAGTGAAG CCACCAGCCACTTCAGCCAATcccaccagcagcagctcctcctcctcgggCAGCGGTCTTACCGGCTGGGCTGCATTTGGCGCCAAAACGAGCCCATCTCTTCCTGCTAGCACCAAACTAGGTTCCTCAGGCCCAAGTGGGAGCAGCAAGACCTTGACAACTCCTTCTGGACAGAAGCCTGTTGGGTTATCTGGGCTAGCTGGAGGAAAGTCGGGGCTTGGGAGTGCAAAGATATCTGGGAGCGGCAATGGAAACGGCTCCAGTCAGGCAAACCTGAAACCGCCTCCACCTCTGACTCTGGGTAAGCAGCCGTTGAATAGGTCATCGAGCGGTGAAGGCCAAAGCAAAGGCAGCTCTTCGTCAGGGGCCGGCTCTCCTAACAGCTCCCAGACTGGAGGCAATGGAGGCAGTAACGGAGGAGGTAATGGAAACAATGGGAATGGGTCAAAGGCTGCACCTGGGGACAAACTACCTACAACCCAAGAGTCCCAGCTTAACGCCATGAAGCGGTTACAAATGGTGAAGAAGAAAGCAGCGCAGAAGAAACTGAAGAAGTGA
- the arhgef38 gene encoding rho guanine nucleotide exchange factor 38 isoform X2 codes for MMDPKEGGGSEKEKEKEKVIKRRNRPVFLRYLERRKTDTIVADDTDKGDINLGTLVRRSQSDKTEYSAKLKEKMTPRGLSPIPSPAVDPEELRARKMKRRAKVIQELVQTEKDFLTDLELCIREVVQPLRNLMVVDVDRLFTNMETVCEVSAALLHRLHEAMADPDPEAVVIGDVFIQAKAALEDVYKIYCYHHDEANASLKSYEKDEEIKQHFTTCVLALK; via the exons GtgagaaggaaaaggaaaaggagaaagtGATTAAAAGGAGGAACCGGCCTGTGTTCCTGCGTTACCTGGAGAGGAGAAAGACGGACACAATCGTAGCTGATGACACGGACAAAGGTGACATCAACCTGGGGACGCTGGTGAGGAGGAGTCAGTCTGACAAGACAGAGTACAGCGCCAAACTTAAAG AGAAAATGACACCACGTGGTCTGTCCCCAATCCCATCTCCGGCCGTTGACCCAGAGGAGTTGCGTGCGAGGAAGATGAAGCGCAGGGCAAAAGTCATTCAGGAACTTGTTCAGACTGAAAAGGACTTCCTCACTGACCTGGAGCTGTGCATTAGAGAAGTGGTGCAGCCTCTGCGAAATCTCATG GTTGTGGATGTGGATCGACTGTTCACCAACATGGAGACGGTGTGTGAGGTCTCTGCAGCACTCCTTCACAGACTGCACGAGGCCATGGCTGACCCTGATCCAGAAGCCGTTGTCATAG gaGACGTATTTATCCAGGCAAAGGCAGCTTTAGAAGATGTATATAAGATTTACTGTTACCATCATGATGAGGCTAACGCATCCCTCAAATCCTATGAGAAAGATGAAGAAATCAAGCAACattttaccacatgtgtattaGCACTGAAGTAA